A genomic window from Candidatus Methylacidiphilum fumarolicum includes:
- a CDS encoding efflux RND transporter permease subunit encodes MTLSDLSIRRPVFAWMLMIGLIFFGIVALFRLGISQLPEIDFPIITINLQWNGASPEILETELVDPIEQAVISAQGLKGISSYIQLGQASIILEFELGRNIDSALTEVQSKISSVKLPMDPTQQVGMQQVPTPVPQPILVKDNPEEQPILLVGVFGEHKTLHDLVTFVDLVLHDELQIVPGVGQIVLAGYNVRNLRIWADSKKLAQYQLTVQDLQTAIMQEHVEVAAGDLENPHKQFNVRAMGEGLSPEEVGNIQIKKRGSELIYRSNIRIKDVAKVEDGLDDIRRIAASNGQTIIGVGIKKQPGANSVEVARLVKKKLSEIQPFLPKGIHLSVVYDRTKHIEDSIKETLFTLGLSAVITSLVCYLFLGSWTATLNVLLSIPTSVLGTFIVIYFLGFTLNFFTLLGLSLAIGIIVDDAIMVLENIYRHRDMKKTRVMAARDGAREITFAAMAATVAIIAIFLPVAFMKGVIGKYFYQFGLTISAAVALSLLEAITLTPMRCSQIMDDSYQRKGLAYIVDYSFKSLAKVYKYLLKFCIFYPWLVILGALSVFLYSLKLFSFLPQELIPTQDESSFIIRIQTPVGSSIYYTEEKLKECEKLILSHQEVEKVFGEVGGMIQRTGATDGNLVDSEVNVGTIYVTLKDKKERVLSQRILMDTLREELNKLKDLRATPQDLSIRGFTTGRGFPIELTIRGEDYKVLEKIVQEDIEEMKKSGYFVDLDTDFRDGMPEVRVYPDRFAANACSIPIQNIANTVAIAIGGIAQGQFTNGERRYDIRIRLRGDERVGPEDIARLGIRTNTNEFMPITSVAKLQTVQTYQTLTRKMRERAITIFANVASGKSQAQALVVAKKICSKNLPKGYRLFLSGGAASFEETFQSLVFAIWVGVVIAYMVLASQFNSFVHPFSVLLALPFSLSGALLALWFTHQSINLYSMIGLVLLMGIAKKNSILLVEFTNQLRYKGLSIKEAILEAAPIRLRPILMTSMATIAAAIPPALALGPGAESRIPMAITLLGGIAVSTVFTLFVVPAAYLLLSRFEKSRPFLIQPQTAPVGKEEESLVEKKD; translated from the coding sequence ATGACCCTTTCTGATCTTTCCATTCGCAGGCCTGTATTTGCGTGGATGTTGATGATTGGGTTAATTTTTTTTGGTATTGTTGCTCTTTTTAGATTAGGAATTAGTCAGCTTCCTGAGATCGATTTCCCGATTATTACTATAAACCTGCAATGGAATGGGGCTTCTCCCGAAATTCTTGAAACAGAACTTGTCGATCCCATTGAACAAGCAGTGATTTCGGCACAAGGGCTTAAAGGGATAAGTTCCTATATTCAATTGGGGCAGGCATCCATCATCTTAGAGTTTGAACTTGGCAGGAACATCGATTCAGCCTTGACCGAAGTACAATCGAAGATAAGCTCGGTCAAATTACCAATGGATCCAACTCAGCAGGTGGGCATGCAACAGGTCCCTACTCCTGTTCCACAACCAATTCTTGTCAAAGATAATCCTGAAGAGCAGCCTATTTTATTGGTTGGAGTCTTTGGAGAGCACAAGACTCTTCATGATCTTGTCACTTTTGTGGATCTTGTGCTGCATGACGAGTTACAAATTGTTCCAGGTGTTGGTCAGATTGTCTTAGCTGGGTATAATGTCAGAAATTTAAGAATTTGGGCGGATAGTAAAAAGTTGGCGCAGTACCAATTGACCGTTCAAGATCTTCAAACGGCGATCATGCAGGAACACGTGGAAGTGGCTGCAGGGGATCTTGAAAACCCACATAAGCAATTCAATGTGAGAGCCATGGGTGAAGGACTAAGTCCTGAAGAAGTAGGCAATATTCAAATTAAAAAAAGGGGCTCAGAACTCATTTATAGATCGAACATACGGATAAAGGATGTAGCAAAGGTAGAGGACGGATTGGATGATATTCGACGCATTGCGGCTAGCAATGGACAGACTATTATTGGTGTCGGTATAAAAAAGCAACCCGGAGCAAATTCCGTGGAAGTGGCTCGATTGGTCAAAAAAAAGTTATCGGAAATTCAACCCTTTCTTCCAAAAGGAATCCATCTCAGCGTAGTCTATGATAGAACAAAACATATAGAAGATTCGATTAAGGAAACCTTATTTACCCTTGGGCTTTCAGCTGTTATCACCAGCTTGGTCTGTTATCTGTTCCTCGGAAGCTGGACTGCCACCCTTAATGTGTTGCTTTCTATACCCACTTCTGTTCTTGGAACCTTTATTGTCATTTACTTTTTAGGTTTTACTTTGAATTTCTTTACTCTCCTTGGCCTTTCCTTGGCCATTGGGATTATTGTCGATGACGCGATCATGGTTCTTGAAAATATCTATAGGCATCGGGATATGAAAAAGACAAGGGTGATGGCAGCCAGAGATGGGGCTAGAGAAATCACCTTTGCTGCTATGGCTGCTACTGTGGCTATTATCGCCATTTTTCTTCCTGTTGCTTTTATGAAGGGGGTCATAGGCAAGTATTTTTATCAATTTGGTCTTACGATTTCGGCTGCAGTAGCCCTCTCGCTGTTGGAAGCCATCACCCTAACACCTATGCGCTGTTCCCAAATTATGGATGACTCTTACCAAAGAAAAGGCTTAGCCTATATCGTCGATTACTCCTTCAAAAGTCTTGCCAAAGTGTATAAGTATCTTTTGAAGTTTTGTATCTTTTATCCCTGGCTTGTGATCCTGGGAGCTTTAAGTGTTTTTCTTTATTCGTTGAAGCTTTTCAGTTTTCTACCTCAGGAACTGATTCCCACTCAAGACGAATCTTCTTTCATTATTCGGATTCAAACCCCGGTAGGCTCGTCGATTTACTATACCGAAGAAAAGCTCAAAGAATGTGAAAAACTCATTCTTTCGCATCAAGAAGTCGAGAAAGTCTTTGGCGAAGTCGGAGGAATGATTCAAAGGACAGGAGCGACTGATGGGAATCTTGTAGACAGCGAAGTCAATGTTGGAACTATTTATGTCACCTTAAAAGATAAAAAAGAAAGGGTACTTTCTCAAAGGATTTTGATGGACACCTTAAGAGAAGAATTAAATAAGCTTAAGGATCTTCGGGCTACCCCACAAGATCTTTCCATTCGAGGATTTACCACTGGGAGGGGATTTCCTATCGAATTAACTATTCGTGGGGAAGACTACAAAGTGCTGGAAAAAATAGTACAGGAAGACATCGAAGAAATGAAAAAAAGCGGCTATTTTGTTGATCTGGACACAGACTTTAGAGATGGAATGCCTGAAGTCAGAGTCTATCCCGATAGGTTTGCAGCAAATGCTTGTTCGATTCCCATTCAGAACATTGCTAATACAGTAGCGATCGCCATTGGAGGCATCGCCCAAGGACAATTCACTAATGGAGAAAGACGGTATGATATCCGGATAAGGTTACGGGGCGATGAAAGAGTAGGACCAGAAGATATCGCCCGGTTGGGGATCCGAACCAATACCAATGAGTTCATGCCCATAACTTCCGTAGCTAAGCTTCAGACTGTCCAAACCTATCAAACACTGACAAGAAAAATGCGAGAAAGAGCAATTACTATCTTTGCGAATGTTGCTTCTGGAAAATCCCAGGCTCAAGCCTTGGTAGTGGCTAAAAAGATATGCAGCAAAAATCTTCCCAAAGGCTATAGACTTTTTCTGAGTGGTGGAGCTGCCTCCTTCGAGGAAACATTCCAAAGCCTTGTCTTCGCTATTTGGGTTGGCGTTGTCATCGCCTACATGGTTTTAGCCTCCCAGTTTAACAGTTTTGTCCATCCTTTTTCTGTGCTCCTTGCCTTACCATTTAGTTTGAGTGGGGCTCTGTTGGCTCTATGGTTTACTCACCAATCCATCAACCTTTACAGTATGATTGGCCTTGTTTTGTTAATGGGTATTGCCAAGAAAAATTCGATTCTTTTGGTTGAGTTTACAAATCAGCTTAGGTATAAAGGGCTCTCTATTAAAGAGGCCATATTAGAAGCGGCCCCAATTCGGCTGAGACCTATCCTTATGACTTCGATGGCGACGATTGCTGCCGCCATCCCTCCGGCTCTTGCCTTAGGCCCTGGGGCTGAAAGCCGTATCCCCATGGCGATTACCTTACTTGGCGGCATTGCTGTCTCAACGGTATTTACGTTGTTTGTTGTGCCTGCAGCTTATCTTTTACTTTCTCGTTTTGAAAAGTCTAGGCCCTTTTTGATCCAGCCTCAGACTGCTCCTGTTGGAAAAGAAGAAGAAAGTTTAGTAGAGAAAAAGGATTAA
- a CDS encoding RNA polymerase sigma factor, which yields MEKNMEYSDSELMAMTAKGDDGAYGLLVQRHYQAIYGAALKMLKDKFLAEEITQKVFLQAYRAAGRYEPRAKLRTWLYTILRRLVLNQFRKKEIQSSPLVTENGEDKDIATYQSAMSPLDQLVKQEQMEWIEKIIDGLPPRQRLAVILKSYEDLSYDEIARILGVSIPATKSLLFRARETLRVAFQKWEASSSSNRKD from the coding sequence ATGGAGAAAAATATGGAATATAGCGATTCTGAATTGATGGCAATGACGGCAAAGGGGGATGATGGAGCCTATGGTCTTCTTGTACAAAGACATTATCAAGCGATTTATGGAGCCGCACTGAAAATGTTAAAAGATAAGTTTCTAGCCGAAGAAATAACTCAGAAAGTTTTTCTTCAAGCCTATAGAGCCGCAGGTCGCTATGAACCAAGGGCAAAACTAAGGACCTGGTTATACACGATCTTACGAAGATTGGTTCTCAATCAATTTCGAAAAAAGGAGATCCAATCTTCCCCTCTTGTGACGGAAAATGGCGAAGATAAAGATATAGCTACCTATCAGTCGGCAATGTCTCCTTTGGACCAGCTCGTTAAGCAAGAGCAAATGGAATGGATAGAAAAGATCATCGATGGCTTACCTCCAAGACAACGATTAGCAGTCATATTGAAAAGCTATGAGGACCTTTCTTATGATGAAATAGCAAGGATTCTTGGGGTGAGTATTCCAGCCACAAAATCCCTACTTTTTAGAGCAAGAGAAACCTTAAGAGTGGCTTTTCAAAAATGGGAAGCAAGCAGCAGCAGCAATAGAAAAGACTGA
- a CDS encoding TolC family protein, whose protein sequence is MVVLIVLWFFLSPLILSLAEEKLQAVEAQVSAMEEGKPPPRALPPISQPVPGRIAPSYTPPLEELLKAVSPIAHKLTDKTALDLFQCFQLAAARWNQLKIDYQGMIAQQAVVSQTLAQFYPQVSFLNEQSFQNSVGFAPTLGGIAFGVAPSTYFSLNSLSGTWTIFNSFQNVNRLNAARATAAYSAYHMERDYQLLYANLASAFYSALMYEGSIAILNDQIDILQALVNELEYRQKIGRSRPADVFQTQTNLAATVAQRENYKGFYNQFLALLTYYLGIPPEKINIKDTQSLPSTKNLEEYLAQVGSRPDVLAQVQLLRAQKAGLAVARGMLGPTISVNGFYLLTHDPPVPNVWNVNVITSMPIFNGGLYTSTIRQQEALVHQVQLQLEDLKRQADENVRISFALFNAAISQVVQLREETEVGALYYAAQRDDFQRGVAALLDVLVALNTYQTARLNLFQAEMGARMQLVNLFVAAGTVPRNPEGSAMPVQKIIKTQPAELQPIDPSQMLSR, encoded by the coding sequence ATGGTTGTATTAATTGTCCTTTGGTTCTTCCTCAGTCCACTAATCCTATCATTAGCTGAAGAAAAGCTTCAGGCGGTGGAAGCGCAAGTTTCTGCAATGGAAGAAGGCAAACCACCGCCAAGAGCACTGCCTCCTATTAGTCAACCTGTTCCGGGTAGAATTGCTCCTTCCTATACCCCTCCTCTTGAGGAATTGCTGAAAGCTGTTTCTCCGATTGCTCACAAACTAACCGATAAAACAGCACTAGACCTTTTTCAATGTTTCCAACTTGCAGCCGCAAGGTGGAATCAGCTAAAGATAGACTATCAGGGTATGATTGCTCAGCAGGCTGTCGTATCCCAGACGCTTGCTCAATTTTATCCTCAAGTCTCTTTCTTAAATGAACAAAGTTTTCAAAATAGTGTTGGCTTTGCTCCAACCTTAGGGGGAATAGCCTTTGGAGTAGCACCAAGTACTTACTTTTCCTTAAATTCCCTCAGTGGTACATGGACTATTTTCAACAGTTTCCAGAATGTCAACCGGCTTAATGCGGCTAGGGCGACTGCCGCTTACTCCGCTTATCATATGGAAAGGGATTATCAACTTCTCTATGCTAATCTAGCTTCAGCTTTCTATAGTGCTTTGATGTACGAGGGGAGTATCGCCATATTGAACGATCAGATTGATATTCTGCAGGCTCTAGTCAATGAATTAGAGTATAGACAAAAAATTGGAAGATCGAGGCCAGCCGATGTGTTCCAAACACAAACAAATTTAGCGGCAACCGTAGCTCAAAGAGAAAATTACAAAGGTTTCTATAATCAGTTTCTGGCCCTCCTTACCTATTATCTGGGGATTCCACCTGAAAAAATAAACATAAAAGACACCCAAAGCCTGCCTTCAACAAAGAACTTAGAAGAGTATCTTGCCCAGGTTGGTTCTAGGCCCGATGTATTGGCTCAAGTCCAACTGCTACGTGCTCAAAAAGCTGGACTGGCTGTTGCCAGAGGTATGCTTGGTCCCACCATCTCTGTTAACGGCTTTTATCTGTTGACTCATGACCCACCTGTCCCAAATGTCTGGAATGTCAACGTGATCACTTCGATGCCCATCTTCAATGGCGGTCTATATACCTCAACGATCAGACAACAAGAAGCCCTTGTGCATCAAGTGCAATTGCAATTGGAAGATTTGAAAAGGCAAGCGGATGAAAATGTGCGTATTTCCTTTGCTCTCTTTAATGCCGCAATCAGTCAAGTGGTACAATTGAGAGAGGAAACAGAGGTGGGGGCCCTTTATTACGCTGCCCAGAGAGATGATTTTCAAAGAGGAGTAGCCGCTTTGCTGGATGTTCTTGTTGCTTTAAATACCTATCAAACAGCCAGACTCAATCTATTTCAAGCCGAAATGGGGGCGAGGATGCAATTGGTTAACCTCTTTGTGGCTGCAGGCACAGTACCTAGGAATCCAGAAGGATCTGCGATGCCAGTTCAAAAAATTATCAAAACGCAACCTGCAGAACTCCAGCCAATCGATCCTTCTCAAATGTTATCAAGGTAA
- a CDS encoding HD domain-containing protein translates to MQTEEKIKSLSELSERIGQIESLSGNIRCQLVSTKESTTRNGSFFLDIEIADHSGNKKIKIWQESKAYASFLTLPKNAFVEFSATFRNSSYGLQAIVHTLRVLSQEEIQELLEQNQNAEIQADWELLQKKIDSIADPRLCRLCSQFLIDYGERLKRAAAAREYHHNFRGGLLRHVCQMIQAAEGLMAAYPGYNWDLIKAGILFHDCGKLWENDFQEQGFVMKRSKTAELIGHIPIGVEIVNSLWRSLQHREEFHRALIPPSDLVRVHLLHLIVAHHGLREYGSPVTPRTPEAWILHILDNLDAKLEMFRCAYEEGKEVVPGIFERRPPLEGYPIAPLGKYTPNPMPLEQTEETSPENLID, encoded by the coding sequence ATGCAGACGGAAGAAAAAATAAAGAGCCTTAGCGAACTTTCTGAAAGAATAGGACAAATTGAAAGTTTAAGTGGGAATATTCGCTGCCAACTAGTATCAACAAAAGAATCTACTACCCGAAATGGTTCTTTTTTCCTGGATATAGAAATAGCAGACCATTCAGGAAACAAAAAAATTAAAATATGGCAGGAATCAAAAGCCTATGCTTCTTTTTTAACACTGCCCAAGAACGCCTTTGTCGAATTTTCAGCGACTTTTCGCAATAGCTCTTATGGTTTGCAAGCGATTGTCCATACGCTGAGGGTTTTAAGCCAAGAAGAAATACAAGAACTTCTTGAACAAAACCAAAATGCTGAAATTCAAGCGGATTGGGAATTGCTTCAAAAAAAAATAGATTCCATAGCAGATCCTCGCCTTTGTCGCTTATGTTCCCAATTTCTAATCGACTATGGAGAAAGATTAAAAAGGGCAGCAGCTGCTAGAGAATACCATCATAATTTCCGTGGTGGCTTGCTCAGACATGTATGCCAAATGATCCAAGCTGCCGAAGGATTGATGGCAGCTTATCCTGGGTACAACTGGGACCTTATCAAAGCGGGGATCCTTTTCCATGATTGTGGAAAACTCTGGGAAAACGATTTTCAAGAACAGGGATTTGTCATGAAAAGAAGCAAAACAGCCGAACTCATTGGACATATCCCAATAGGGGTAGAAATTGTCAACTCCTTATGGAGAAGCCTGCAACATAGGGAGGAATTTCACAGAGCGTTGATTCCCCCTTCGGATCTGGTCCGAGTCCATCTCCTTCACTTAATCGTTGCCCATCACGGTCTTAGAGAATATGGCTCACCTGTGACCCCAAGAACTCCAGAGGCTTGGATTCTCCATATCCTCGATAATCTGGATGCAAAATTAGAGATGTTTCGTTGCGCTTATGAAGAGGGAAAAGAAGTCGTTCCTGGAATCTTTGAAAGAAGGCCTCCTCTAGAAGGCTATCCTATTGCTCCCTTAGGCAAGTATACACCTAACCCAATGCCCTTAGAACAGACCGAGGAGACCTCACCAGAAAACCTTATTGATTAA
- a CDS encoding phosphoribosylaminoimidazolesuccinocarboxamide synthase: protein MEAKQDLERIGLRKIRSGKVRDLYCWKEELWMVTTDRVSAFDCILPEVIPTKGIIINQIALGWFEQTSLLFPNALLSEELPPEVNLPEWNGRLMRMLPCDPFPMEFIARGYLVGSGWKEYLEKGTVGGYRLPPHLTFGSPLPEPLFSPTTKAKEGHDEALDIESAKKILGDNYDVLKNITLDLYLFGKKYAYQKGLILVDTKFEFGRRDEKLYLIDEMLTPDSSRFWLVEDYEKHKGNSTHYDKQIIRIYLEQSKWNKQPPPPHLSQEIIEETQKRYKEVLSRLFPERLKKLEASLNQ, encoded by the coding sequence ATGGAAGCAAAGCAAGATTTGGAACGAATCGGTCTTCGAAAAATAAGAAGCGGGAAAGTGAGAGATCTCTATTGCTGGAAAGAAGAACTTTGGATGGTGACCACTGATAGAGTGTCTGCCTTTGATTGCATCCTACCAGAAGTCATTCCAACAAAGGGAATTATTATTAATCAAATAGCTCTGGGTTGGTTCGAACAAACCTCTTTGCTTTTCCCCAATGCGCTATTAAGTGAGGAACTTCCCCCTGAAGTGAACCTGCCAGAATGGAATGGTAGGCTGATGCGAATGCTTCCTTGCGATCCATTTCCGATGGAATTTATCGCCAGAGGTTATCTAGTGGGTAGCGGTTGGAAAGAATATCTTGAAAAAGGGACAGTAGGCGGCTACCGACTTCCTCCTCATTTGACTTTTGGCAGTCCATTGCCTGAGCCTTTATTTAGTCCTACAACAAAGGCTAAAGAAGGACATGATGAGGCTCTTGATATAGAATCAGCCAAGAAAATCCTAGGAGATAATTACGACGTTTTAAAAAATATTACCCTAGATCTCTATCTTTTTGGGAAAAAATATGCCTATCAAAAAGGCTTGATTCTTGTGGATACAAAATTTGAGTTCGGCAGAAGAGACGAAAAACTCTATTTGATTGATGAAATGCTTACTCCGGACAGTTCTCGGTTTTGGTTAGTCGAAGATTATGAAAAACACAAAGGAAATTCTACCCATTACGATAAACAGATTATACGCATCTACCTAGAACAATCGAAATGGAACAAGCAGCCACCCCCACCCCATCTCAGTCAAGAAATTATAGAAGAAACACAAAAGCGGTATAAAGAAGTCCTTTCAAGACTTTTTCCAGAACGACTTAAAAAGCTAGAAGCCTCCCTTAATCAATAA
- a CDS encoding glycosyltransferase, producing MTTSAPSESQLFSQRIKIHSKFFYNKGKKFYLQGVNYGPFRPRDSTNSYFPLAEEVRNDFLLMQKAGINTIRTYHFPPSWLLDLAEEYGLKILVSIPWTERYLYFSDSKSFNAFKQWILQKVKEYVGHQALLGYFVDNELPPDCIRFYGRKKIEKLISDLLLLIKNTDGEALVSYANFPPTEYFQPYPVDFYSFNVYLHNPKDLEAYLYKLQNLAGEKPLILSEFGMDSLRHGQDNQAWLLGEHIRIVFQSGLAGTIIFSWTDEWFTGGMEIEDWAFGLVTKNREPKKSYWIISKLFQGPHLPLCQRFPLERTPKVSVVVCSYNGANTLSDCLSSLRALQYPDYEIIVVDDGSTDHTQEILKKFPEVIAIHQANKGLGVARNEGIKRASGEIVVFTDSDCMADPDWLYFLVKTLLDKQYVACGGPNYSPIPKGLIQAIISLAPGSPSHVLLTDSSAEHIPGCNMAFWKWIFEKVGYFDPIFRKAGDDVDFCWRILFNGYQIGFNPSAIVWHYRRFTIKEYLKQQIGYGEAEALLRFKHPHYFGALGSAIWKGQIYEQNFNLFSLRKSSIYQGVFGTGLFQFLYPGKENYWVTLTRSFEYMMAASFLSLLFFTIEKTRLWFFLPFLPSLWSALSYIAQLKADPKKLRFTSKLLLFSLVVIQPIVRGITRHKRWFFSRKLPLAFPGNSTSLIPMIFTIQRPLILSYWSKTGQDRISLLKKIIEKLDEKACRYALDSGWDSWDIFLYADNFWDCPLLSLTEIYPRNERIIKIKLDAKPTSLHKLIFFVMLLTTCFLWVGVGQISLLATLPLLALLSFYLRIKQRRMFIKLMALIDQAAKEALLTKI from the coding sequence GTGACAACGTCAGCTCCTTCTGAGTCTCAACTATTTTCTCAAAGAATAAAAATTCATTCCAAATTTTTTTACAACAAAGGGAAAAAATTCTACCTCCAAGGAGTTAATTATGGCCCCTTTCGACCAAGGGATTCGACAAATTCATATTTTCCTCTAGCTGAAGAAGTCAGAAATGATTTTCTTCTCATGCAGAAGGCGGGAATAAATACGATTAGGACCTATCATTTTCCTCCTAGCTGGTTGTTAGATCTAGCAGAAGAATATGGGCTAAAAATTTTAGTTTCTATTCCTTGGACAGAAAGATACCTCTATTTTTCCGATTCCAAGTCATTTAATGCTTTTAAGCAATGGATACTACAGAAAGTAAAAGAGTATGTGGGACATCAAGCCCTATTAGGTTATTTTGTCGACAACGAACTGCCACCAGACTGTATTCGTTTTTATGGAAGAAAAAAAATTGAAAAACTCATTTCTGATCTGCTTCTCCTTATTAAAAATACTGATGGGGAAGCTCTTGTCAGCTATGCCAATTTTCCCCCAACGGAATACTTCCAACCATATCCTGTAGATTTTTATAGTTTCAATGTTTATTTGCACAACCCCAAAGACTTGGAAGCCTATTTGTACAAACTGCAAAATCTAGCAGGTGAAAAACCGCTCATTCTAAGTGAGTTTGGCATGGATTCCTTAAGGCATGGACAGGACAATCAAGCATGGCTACTTGGAGAACATATTCGGATTGTTTTCCAATCAGGCTTAGCTGGAACGATCATATTCAGCTGGACAGATGAATGGTTTACCGGAGGGATGGAAATAGAAGATTGGGCTTTTGGATTGGTAACCAAAAATCGAGAACCCAAAAAAAGTTATTGGATTATTAGCAAACTTTTCCAAGGACCCCACCTTCCCCTTTGCCAAAGATTTCCTTTGGAACGTACTCCGAAAGTCTCTGTGGTCGTTTGCAGTTACAATGGAGCCAATACTCTTTCTGATTGTCTTTCCTCATTGAGAGCTCTTCAATATCCAGACTATGAAATTATAGTGGTCGACGATGGCTCAACGGATCATACCCAGGAGATACTCAAAAAATTTCCTGAAGTTATTGCCATTCATCAAGCCAACAAAGGGTTAGGAGTCGCCAGAAACGAAGGCATTAAAAGAGCTTCTGGAGAAATTGTTGTTTTTACAGATTCTGACTGTATGGCCGATCCCGATTGGCTATATTTTCTTGTCAAGACACTGCTTGATAAGCAATACGTAGCCTGTGGAGGACCTAACTATTCTCCTATCCCCAAAGGTCTTATACAGGCAATTATATCCCTAGCACCTGGCTCGCCCAGTCATGTACTGCTGACAGATAGTTCTGCAGAACATATTCCTGGCTGTAATATGGCCTTTTGGAAATGGATATTTGAGAAAGTAGGATATTTTGATCCTATTTTTCGAAAAGCTGGAGACGATGTGGATTTTTGCTGGAGAATCTTATTTAATGGATACCAAATCGGATTTAATCCTTCGGCAATCGTTTGGCATTATAGAAGATTTACAATCAAAGAATATCTCAAACAGCAAATAGGTTATGGGGAAGCCGAAGCGCTTCTTCGTTTTAAACATCCCCATTACTTCGGAGCGTTGGGCAGTGCGATCTGGAAGGGGCAAATATATGAACAAAATTTTAATCTTTTCTCTTTGAGAAAATCTTCCATCTATCAAGGTGTTTTTGGAACCGGATTGTTTCAATTTTTATACCCTGGAAAAGAAAATTATTGGGTTACTCTTACAAGAAGTTTCGAGTATATGATGGCTGCTTCTTTTCTTTCTCTGCTTTTTTTTACTATTGAAAAAACTAGATTGTGGTTCTTTCTTCCTTTCCTTCCTTCTCTTTGGTCGGCCTTAAGCTATATTGCCCAACTGAAAGCAGATCCTAAAAAATTGAGATTTACTTCTAAACTTTTGCTTTTTTCCCTTGTCGTTATCCAACCCATTGTTAGGGGCATTACAAGACATAAACGCTGGTTTTTTTCTCGGAAGCTGCCATTAGCTTTTCCAGGGAACAGCACCTCTCTGATCCCTATGATATTCACAATACAGAGGCCTCTTATCCTCTCTTATTGGTCCAAAACAGGCCAAGATAGAATTAGCCTTTTAAAAAAGATTATAGAAAAACTCGATGAAAAAGCTTGCAGATATGCCTTAGATTCTGGTTGGGACAGTTGGGATATTTTTCTCTATGCAGACAACTTCTGGGACTGCCCTCTGCTTAGTCTGACTGAAATCTATCCTCGAAATGAGAGGATTATAAAAATTAAATTGGATGCTAAACCAACATCCCTACACAAATTAATCTTCTTTGTTATGCTGCTTACTACATGCTTTCTATGGGTTGGAGTAGGACAGATTTCGCTTTTGGCTACACTACCTCTGCTAGCCCTTCTTTCTTTTTACTTGAGAATCAAACAAAGAAGGATGTTCATTAAACTTATGGCTTTAATCGATCAAGCTGCCAAAGAAGCCCTTTTGACAAAAATCTAA